One part of the Pyruvatibacter sp. genome encodes these proteins:
- the rpsD gene encoding 30S ribosomal protein S4: MTKRTSAKYKIDRRMGENIWGRAKSPFNTRSYGPGEHGQRRKSKVSDFGVQLRAKQKLKGYYGDVTEKQFRATYEEAVRLRGDTGENMIGLLERRLDAVVYRAKFVPTVFSARQFVNHGHVLVNGQRVTIPSYRVKEGDVISVRDKSKQLPLVLEAIGSPERDLPDYLDVDHNKMTATYVRIPQLMDVPYPVAMEPNLVVEFYSR; the protein is encoded by the coding sequence ATGACAAAGCGCACAAGCGCCAAATACAAGATCGACCGCCGCATGGGCGAGAACATTTGGGGACGTGCCAAGAGCCCGTTCAACACACGTTCTTATGGCCCCGGCGAGCATGGCCAGCGTCGCAAGTCGAAGGTATCTGACTTCGGCGTTCAGCTACGCGCCAAGCAGAAGCTCAAGGGCTACTATGGCGACGTGACTGAAAAGCAGTTTCGGGCCACGTACGAAGAGGCCGTGCGCCTGCGCGGTGACACCGGCGAGAACATGATCGGCCTTCTGGAGCGCCGGCTGGATGCGGTTGTGTACCGTGCCAAGTTCGTGCCGACGGTGTTTTCCGCGCGTCAGTTCGTCAACCACGGTCATGTGCTGGTGAATGGTCAGCGCGTTACCATCCCCAGCTACCGGGTGAAGGAAGGCGACGTGATTTCCGTCCGCGACAAGTCCAAGCAGCTTCCGCTGGTGCTCGAAGCCATCGGGTCGCCGGAACGTGACCTGCCGGACTACCTGGACGTGGACCACAACAAGATGACTGCTACCTATGTGCGCATCCCGCAGCTTATGGATGTGCCTTACCCGGTTGCGATGGAACCAAACCTGGTGGTGGAGTTTTACTCCCGCTAA
- a CDS encoding MFS transporter, translating into MTTPRADDNAGVGPPQILSMAFWRGPLAILFVALVTVGISRSMLFAVLPPIARELGLTEALVGLMFAAAAGTFALTSPYWGRLADRTGRVVVIAAGLAGFGLFMGLFTLAVAAGLAYTLPLWMIFTLMLVPRVASAAASAAVMPGAQAYVADTTTALDRTSGTSLVASAMGFGLIAGPGIAALMSGYQLLAPMYLAAVLGVLGGVMAWRILPEPHRIIEKDERPHPRLRIRDPRIAAMMPLSMAISMMVAVTQQTSAFYFQDILGLDAAGTARATGAALMMMAGATLFVQTAIVQRFRLPPPVLIYGGLALGLAAYGILTVAASFWVLTAGLVMVGIAFGMANPGISAAISLSVTTGEQGSAAGLNASMSATGFMIGSLVGPGGYTVSPDLPHYFGLAALAVMLVAALFVRFPDPKSS; encoded by the coding sequence GTGACCACTCCGCGGGCGGATGATAATGCCGGGGTTGGTCCGCCACAGATCCTGAGCATGGCATTCTGGCGCGGGCCATTGGCCATTTTGTTTGTGGCGCTGGTCACGGTCGGCATTTCGCGCTCCATGCTGTTTGCAGTGCTGCCGCCGATTGCCCGTGAGCTTGGCCTGACGGAAGCGCTGGTGGGGCTCATGTTCGCCGCCGCCGCCGGTACGTTCGCGCTCACCTCGCCCTATTGGGGTCGGCTGGCTGATCGCACGGGACGGGTGGTGGTGATTGCCGCAGGTCTTGCGGGCTTTGGCCTTTTCATGGGGCTGTTCACGCTCGCGGTCGCGGCGGGCCTCGCCTATACGTTGCCGCTGTGGATGATTTTTACGCTCATGCTGGTGCCGCGTGTGGCGTCCGCCGCTGCGTCCGCTGCCGTCATGCCTGGTGCGCAGGCCTATGTGGCAGATACCACCACAGCGCTTGACCGCACGTCCGGCACGTCGCTGGTGGCCTCCGCCATGGGCTTTGGCCTGATTGCCGGGCCGGGCATAGCGGCGCTGATGTCCGGTTACCAGCTTTTGGCACCCATGTATCTGGCGGCTGTGCTTGGTGTGCTCGGCGGGGTGATGGCGTGGCGCATTTTGCCCGAGCCGCACCGGATCATTGAAAAGGATGAGCGCCCACATCCGCGACTGCGCATTCGTGATCCGCGTATCGCTGCGATGATGCCGCTGTCGATGGCCATCTCCATGATGGTTGCAGTTACCCAGCAAACGTCCGCGTTCTATTTTCAGGACATATTGGGGCTGGATGCTGCGGGCACCGCGCGGGCAACCGGCGCGGCGCTGATGATGATGGCGGGAGCCACGCTGTTTGTGCAGACAGCGATCGTGCAGCGGTTCCGGTTGCCACCGCCGGTTCTGATTTATGGCGGGCTCGCGCTTGGGCTGGCGGCCTATGGTATTCTGACTGTGGCCGCCTCGTTCTGGGTGCTGACAGCGGGACTGGTGATGGTGGGCATTGCATTCGGCATGGCCAACCCTGGCATATCAGCGGCAATTTCGCTCAGCGTGACAACGGGTGAGCAGGGCAGCGCTGCGGGGCTCAATGCCTCGATGAGCGCAACCGGGTTCATGATTGGCAGTCTGGTGGGCCCCGGCGGCTATACGGTGTCGCCGGACCTGCCGCATTACTTCGGTCTGGCGGCCCTGGCGGTCATGTTGGTGGCGGCGTTGTTCGTGCGCTTTCCCGACCCAAAAAGCAGCTGA
- a CDS encoding RNA methyltransferase, whose translation MILVSPQLGENVGTAARAMLNFGLTDLRLVRPRDGWPNAYAVKASSGAMEQLGRVRLFDRTEDAIADLERVYATTARHRDIIKPTVTPQTAMAQARGLEQEGARVGILFGGERSGLNNDDVTLAHAILTVPVNPAFASINLAQAVLLMGYEYFRQTTNAEPHVAAVLEKDLAPAGELVGFFEQLEAELDTHNFLYPPEKRPAMVRNIRNLFQRAELTLQEVRTLRGIVTALVRPPRERVPYKQRASRGGKSGVAPGDAESDT comes from the coding sequence GTGATACTGGTTTCCCCACAGCTTGGTGAGAATGTGGGCACGGCCGCGCGCGCCATGCTCAACTTCGGGCTGACGGATTTGCGTCTCGTGCGTCCGCGCGATGGTTGGCCCAACGCCTATGCGGTCAAGGCGTCGTCGGGCGCGATGGAACAACTGGGACGGGTACGCCTGTTTGACCGCACGGAAGATGCCATTGCTGATCTTGAGCGCGTCTATGCCACCACGGCGCGTCACCGCGACATCATCAAGCCGACGGTGACGCCGCAAACTGCAATGGCGCAGGCGCGCGGGCTTGAGCAGGAGGGGGCGAGGGTCGGCATTCTGTTTGGCGGCGAGCGCTCCGGTCTCAACAACGATGATGTGACGCTGGCGCATGCCATTTTGACGGTGCCGGTGAACCCGGCCTTTGCGTCCATCAATCTGGCGCAGGCGGTGTTGTTGATGGGCTACGAGTATTTTCGCCAGACCACCAATGCGGAGCCGCATGTAGCCGCCGTGCTTGAAAAAGATCTGGCTCCTGCAGGCGAACTTGTTGGGTTCTTTGAGCAACTTGAAGCCGAGCTTGATACGCACAATTTCCTGTATCCGCCTGAAAAGCGTCCGGCGATGGTGCGCAATATTCGCAACCTTTTTCAGCGTGCCGAGCTGACCCTTCAGGAAGTGCGCACGTTGCGCGGCATTGTTACCGCGCTGGTCAGGCCGCCGCGTGAGCGGGTGCCATATAAGCAACGCGCTTCGCGTGGCGGAAAGTCAGGTGTTGCACCCGGCGACGCGGAAAGTGACACGTGA
- a CDS encoding NADP-dependent isocitrate dehydrogenase — protein sequence MSKIKVENPVVELDGDEMTRIIWQLIKDKLIHPYLDIDLEYYDLGMEYRDQTDDQVTIDAAEAIKKHGVGVKCATITPDEARVEEFGLKKMWRSPNGTIRNILGGTVFREPIICRNVPRLVPGWTDPIVIGRHAFGDQYRATDFLVPGAGKLTMKWEAEDGSDSKEFEIFDFPGSGIAMGMYNLDASIIDFARACLNYGLQRKWPVYLSTKNTIMKAYDGRFKDLFQKVFDEEFKAKYEDAKITYEHRLIDDMVASSMKWSGKFIWACKNYDGDVQSDSVAQGFGSLGLMTSVLLTPDGKICESEAAHGTVTRHYRLWQEGKETSTNSIASIFAWTRGLSFRAKLDGNDKLAAFATALEKTCVSTVEGGHMTKDLALLVGAEQKWLSTEAFLDKVSDNLEKAMSKVG from the coding sequence ATGTCAAAAATAAAGGTGGAAAACCCCGTCGTTGAACTTGATGGGGACGAGATGACCCGGATCATCTGGCAACTCATCAAGGACAAGTTGATCCACCCCTATCTGGACATTGATCTCGAATACTACGACCTGGGCATGGAATACCGTGACCAGACCGACGACCAGGTGACTATTGACGCCGCCGAAGCCATTAAGAAGCACGGCGTCGGCGTCAAATGCGCCACCATCACACCGGACGAAGCGCGCGTGGAGGAGTTTGGCCTCAAGAAAATGTGGCGCTCTCCCAACGGCACCATCCGCAACATTCTGGGCGGTACGGTGTTCCGTGAACCGATCATCTGCAGAAATGTGCCACGCCTTGTGCCGGGTTGGACAGACCCCATCGTGATCGGCCGTCATGCCTTCGGCGATCAGTATCGCGCGACAGATTTTCTGGTGCCCGGAGCCGGCAAGCTGACCATGAAATGGGAAGCCGAAGATGGCTCGGACTCAAAAGAGTTCGAGATTTTTGATTTCCCTGGCTCCGGCATCGCCATGGGCATGTACAATCTTGATGCCTCGATCATTGACTTTGCCCGCGCCTGCCTGAACTACGGCCTGCAGCGCAAATGGCCGGTCTATCTGTCCACCAAGAACACCATCATGAAGGCCTATGACGGCCGTTTCAAAGACCTGTTCCAGAAGGTCTTTGATGAAGAGTTCAAGGCAAAATACGAAGACGCCAAGATCACCTACGAGCACCGTCTGATCGACGACATGGTGGCGTCATCCATGAAGTGGTCCGGCAAGTTCATCTGGGCTTGCAAGAACTATGACGGCGATGTGCAGTCTGACTCAGTGGCACAGGGCTTTGGCTCGCTGGGCCTGATGACCTCAGTGCTGCTTACGCCGGATGGAAAAATCTGTGAGTCGGAAGCAGCCCACGGCACGGTCACCCGCCACTACCGTTTGTGGCAGGAAGGCAAGGAAACCTCCACAAATTCCATCGCCTCCATTTTTGCATGGACCCGTGGCCTGTCATTCCGCGCCAAGCTAGATGGCAACGACAAGCTGGCAGCCTTTGCAACAGCGCTTGAAAAAACCTGTGTCTCCACCGTTGAAGGCGGTCACATGACCAAGGATCTGGCGCTGCTGGTGGGGGCCGAGCAAAAGTGGCTTTCAACGGAAGCCTTTCTCGACAAAGTCTCGGACAATCTTGAAAAGGCCATGTCTAAGGTCGGCTAG
- the alaS gene encoding alanine--tRNA ligase — MASVNDIRQTFLDFFKSNGHTPVQSAPLVPRNDPTLLFNNAGMVPFKNVFTGAEKRDYVRAASSQKCVRAGGKHNDLDNVGYTARHHTFFEMLGNFSFGDYFKEDAIALAWELLTKTYDLSPDRLTVTVYHEDEEAPVLWKKIAGLPDERIISIATADNYWSMGDTGPCGPCSEIFFDHGDHIPGGPPGTPEEDGDRFVEIWNLVFMQFDQQAGGDKIPLPKPSIDTGMGLERIAAVLQGKHDNYDIDLMRALIEASADASGVAPDGDHAVSHRVIADHLRATSFLIADGVLPSNEGRGYVLRRIMRRAMRHAHIIGAQDPLMYRLVPALVTQMGQAYPELQRAQALVTETLKLEEERFRTTLDRGLKLLDEEVARLGDAKSLPGETAFKLYDTYGFPLDLTQDALRVRGLGVDTAGFDEAMARQKAEARAAWSGSGEAATDIIWLELRDTHGATEFLGYDTQSAEGKIVALVKDGVVVNELAQGDEGAVIVNQTPFYAESGGQSGDTGIMIGANATSFAVSDTAKRAGDLHVHMGKVTKGSLATGGIVELRVDDERRTQLRANHSATHLLHEALRRVLGDHVTQKGSLVAQERLRFDFSHPRALTADQIADVEAIANAVVRNNGDVATRLMTPDEAIEAGALALFGEKYGDEVRVLSMGHSGALDRAGYFSTELCGGTHVARTGDIALIKIISESAVASGVRRIEALTGETARQHMAAQEARAREAADVLKTTIDDLPARVAQLAEERRRLERELAEARKQAALAGASGGGASTAAVRQVAGVNVIARRLDGVPAKELRGLVDDGKGEIGSGIVAIVGVDDGKAAIAVGVTSDLTDRFSAVDLVRVGSAALGGKGGGGRPDMAQAGGPDATKADQALEAIANEIEAPASAA, encoded by the coding sequence ATGGCAAGCGTCAACGACATCCGGCAGACATTTCTGGATTTTTTCAAGAGCAACGGGCACACGCCCGTGCAGTCAGCGCCGTTGGTGCCGCGAAATGACCCGACTTTGCTGTTCAACAATGCGGGCATGGTGCCGTTCAAGAACGTGTTTACCGGCGCGGAAAAACGCGACTATGTGCGTGCGGCCTCATCACAAAAATGCGTGCGCGCCGGCGGCAAGCACAATGATCTCGACAATGTGGGCTATACCGCGCGCCATCACACTTTCTTCGAGATGCTCGGCAACTTTTCGTTTGGCGACTACTTCAAGGAAGATGCGATTGCACTTGCCTGGGAACTGCTCACAAAAACCTACGACCTGTCGCCTGACCGGCTGACGGTAACTGTCTATCATGAGGACGAAGAGGCACCGGTTCTGTGGAAGAAGATTGCCGGTCTGCCCGACGAGCGCATTATCTCGATTGCCACTGCGGACAATTACTGGTCGATGGGTGACACCGGTCCGTGTGGTCCGTGCTCGGAGATTTTTTTCGACCACGGCGACCACATACCCGGCGGGCCGCCCGGTACACCCGAAGAAGATGGTGACAGGTTTGTGGAAATCTGGAACCTGGTTTTCATGCAGTTCGACCAGCAGGCGGGCGGTGACAAAATTCCGCTGCCCAAACCATCCATTGATACGGGCATGGGTCTTGAGCGCATTGCCGCGGTTTTGCAGGGCAAGCACGACAACTATGACATCGACCTTATGCGCGCCCTCATCGAGGCGTCGGCGGATGCCTCCGGCGTGGCACCCGATGGCGACCATGCGGTCAGCCACCGTGTCATTGCCGATCATCTGCGGGCCACAAGTTTTCTGATCGCTGACGGTGTGTTGCCGTCCAACGAAGGTCGTGGGTACGTGCTGCGGCGGATCATGCGCCGCGCCATGCGCCATGCGCACATCATTGGTGCCCAAGACCCGCTGATGTACCGCCTGGTTCCAGCACTTGTCACGCAGATGGGCCAGGCCTACCCCGAGTTGCAGCGCGCCCAGGCACTGGTAACTGAAACTCTCAAACTTGAAGAGGAACGTTTCCGTACGACCCTTGATCGTGGCCTCAAGCTGCTGGACGAGGAAGTGGCCCGGCTTGGTGATGCAAAGTCGCTACCGGGCGAAACTGCGTTCAAGCTGTATGACACCTATGGTTTTCCCCTCGACCTGACGCAGGATGCCTTGCGGGTGCGCGGGCTGGGTGTTGATACGGCAGGGTTCGACGAAGCGATGGCGCGGCAAAAAGCAGAAGCTCGCGCAGCATGGTCCGGTTCCGGCGAAGCGGCGACGGACATCATCTGGCTGGAGCTGCGTGACACCCACGGGGCGACAGAGTTTCTGGGGTATGACACCCAAAGCGCGGAAGGCAAGATTGTCGCGCTGGTGAAAGATGGTGTTGTCGTCAATGAACTGGCGCAGGGCGATGAAGGCGCTGTCATTGTCAACCAGACGCCATTCTACGCCGAGTCAGGCGGTCAGTCGGGAGACACCGGCATCATGATCGGGGCGAACGCCACCAGCTTTGCTGTCAGCGATACCGCAAAGCGCGCGGGCGACCTGCATGTGCATATGGGCAAGGTCACCAAAGGGTCGCTTGCGACCGGTGGCATTGTTGAACTGCGCGTTGATGATGAGCGCCGCACGCAACTTCGCGCCAACCACTCAGCCACACACCTTTTGCACGAGGCGCTGCGCCGCGTGCTGGGCGATCATGTGACGCAAAAAGGTTCGCTGGTCGCGCAGGAACGGCTGCGCTTTGACTTCTCGCATCCGCGCGCCCTCACCGCCGATCAAATTGCCGATGTGGAGGCTATTGCCAATGCAGTGGTCCGCAACAATGGCGATGTGGCTACGCGTTTGATGACACCTGACGAAGCCATTGAGGCGGGTGCGCTGGCGCTGTTTGGTGAGAAATACGGCGATGAAGTCCGTGTGCTGAGCATGGGGCATTCGGGCGCGCTCGACCGGGCCGGGTATTTCTCGACTGAGCTGTGTGGCGGCACCCATGTGGCCCGCACCGGCGACATTGCACTGATAAAGATCATCTCTGAAAGTGCTGTCGCCTCTGGCGTGCGGCGCATTGAGGCGCTGACCGGTGAGACTGCACGTCAGCATATGGCTGCACAGGAAGCCCGCGCGCGCGAAGCTGCGGACGTTCTTAAAACCACCATTGATGATTTGCCCGCCCGTGTGGCGCAGCTTGCCGAGGAGCGCAGGAGACTTGAACGCGAGCTCGCCGAAGCGCGCAAGCAGGCGGCGCTGGCGGGTGCAAGCGGCGGCGGTGCCAGCACTGCTGCTGTGCGGCAGGTAGCGGGTGTCAACGTCATCGCCCGGCGTCTTGATGGTGTGCCGGCAAAGGAACTGCGCGGCCTTGTTGATGACGGAAAAGGCGAAATCGGCTCAGGCATTGTTGCCATTGTTGGTGTGGATGACGGCAAGGCGGCTATCGCTGTCGGTGTCACGTCTGATCTGACCGACAGGTTCAGTGCCGTTGATCTGGTGCGGGTCGGCTCGGCAGCACTTGGCGGCAAGGGCGGCGGTGGCCGTCCTGACATGGCGCAGGCCGGTGGGCCGGATGCCACCAAGGCAGACCAGGCCCTTGAGGCGATCGCAAACGAGATCGAAGCACCTGCAAGCGCGGCGTAA
- the recA gene encoding recombinase RecA has protein sequence MDKSKALDAALSQIDRAFGKGSIMKLGKDGHVVEIESISTGSLGLDVALGIGGLPRGRIIEIYGPESSGKTTLALHTVAEAQKAGGICAFVDAEHALDPSYAKKLGVDIDELLISQPDAGEQALEIADTLVRSGAIDVLVIDSVAALTPRAELEGDMGDMQPGMQARLMSKALRKLTGSISKSNTMVIFINQIRMKIGVMFGNPETTTGGNALKFYASVRLDIRRIGAIKDRDEVVGNQTRVKVVKNKVAPPFRQVEFDIIYGQGISKTGELLDLGVKANIVEKSGSWFSYDSQRIGQGRENAKTFLAENPDVADEIERKIRADAAGVVELAGEDVDRDEEDDGPVEEAV, from the coding sequence ATGGACAAGTCGAAAGCGCTGGACGCGGCTCTCAGCCAGATTGACCGCGCATTCGGCAAGGGCTCCATCATGAAGCTCGGCAAGGACGGGCATGTGGTGGAAATCGAGTCCATTTCCACGGGCTCCCTTGGCCTTGATGTGGCGCTGGGCATTGGCGGGCTGCCGCGCGGTCGCATCATCGAGATTTATGGTCCTGAATCATCGGGCAAAACCACCCTGGCACTGCACACGGTTGCCGAAGCTCAAAAGGCGGGCGGCATCTGCGCGTTCGTGGATGCGGAACACGCGCTTGATCCGTCCTATGCCAAGAAGCTGGGCGTGGATATTGACGAGTTGCTGATCTCGCAGCCGGACGCAGGCGAGCAGGCGCTTGAGATTGCGGACACGCTGGTGCGCTCGGGTGCCATTGACGTGCTGGTAATTGACTCGGTGGCCGCCCTCACCCCGCGCGCCGAGCTTGAAGGCGACATGGGCGACATGCAGCCGGGTATGCAGGCGCGGTTGATGTCCAAGGCGCTGCGCAAGCTGACCGGCTCTATTTCCAAGTCCAACACCATGGTTATTTTCATCAATCAGATCCGGATGAAGATCGGCGTCATGTTCGGCAACCCGGAAACCACCACCGGGGGCAACGCGCTCAAGTTTTATGCGTCGGTTCGTCTTGATATCCGCCGCATCGGTGCCATCAAGGACCGCGACGAGGTGGTGGGCAACCAGACCCGCGTCAAGGTGGTGAAAAACAAGGTGGCCCCGCCGTTCCGGCAGGTCGAGTTCGACATCATCTATGGCCAGGGCATTTCCAAGACCGGCGAGTTGCTGGATCTGGGTGTCAAAGCCAACATCGTTGAAAAATCAGGCTCGTGGTTCTCCTATGACAGCCAGCGCATTGGGCAGGGCCGCGAAAACGCCAAGACGTTCCTGGCGGAAAACCCGGACGTAGCAGACGAAATTGAGCGTAAAATCCGCGCTGATGCCGCAGGCGTTGTTGAACTCGCCGGTGAAGATGTCGATCGCGACGAAGAAGATGACGGCCCCGTGGAAGAAGCGGTATAG
- a CDS encoding response regulator, protein MASAPDTSSTDPQPSQGLESASVSASVSASVAAFEPAPEDIDQAPKPAGRWLGILLCVVGLVAVGFALADPATTGQIAFYVLGFFAVLGLLVMAGIFAGLVRLDLRGRLLGERLAAGLAETSDIAMAVTNDRGRMVYANSAFMALAGGKKLRNAETLLGGAGDHDAADHDGGADESQTAGARAFRLARAARAGAAAREEIVLNIAEGETRRVTASVEPLPARLLPGTVGQSYALWRVTDQTASRETLEATAREAGRLDAYLNGLVSGVCALDQQGRVLYLNETLAGWAGLDAATFTAGAIEFDSLLASPRVPLGRKADVGDVQVSDADMKPRSAGADTAVVPVRIVERDGTMPDGRKVTFLALHDRRASWGGDLLDAAEVRFAHFFNNAPIGMVTVNGDGQVVSLNRTFRDLVGADVLPSVDDAKPVLLSDLVAHEDRAAFDTAILDAARGEPPKGPVDIRLMPPRNASNPDDDSGENDRVLQAYISRAGAVADDADPASPESAARVMVYFVDLTEQKTLEVQFAQSQKMQAVGQLAGGVAHDFNNLLTAIIGFCDLLLVRHQPGDPSFADVMQIKQNANRAANLVRQLLAFSRQQTLRPTVLSPTDALADLSNLLRRLLGETVDLKMVHGRDLWTIKADQNQFEQVIINLAVNARDAMLEPDAEGAIGGTLTIRTANVSKEDAAALDHAIMPAAEYVLIEVSDTGCGIAKENLGKIFEPFFSTKEVGKGTGLGLSTVYGIVKQTGGYIFPFSTLGTGTSFRIYIPRHIEAEKPKEVVAETPKKPTDLSGKGTVLLVEDEDAVRAFAVRALQTRGYTVLEAASGEHALEVVEAFDGELDVVVSDVVMPNMDGPTMVGHLTKAKPGLKIIFISGYAEEAFKKNLGKDVEFQFLPKPFSLKQLAAKVKEVIEGE, encoded by the coding sequence ATGGCAAGCGCACCAGATACGTCGTCAACTGATCCACAGCCGTCTCAGGGGCTGGAGTCTGCGTCGGTTTCAGCGTCGGTTTCAGCGTCGGTGGCCGCGTTTGAACCCGCGCCTGAAGACATCGACCAGGCACCCAAGCCAGCAGGGCGCTGGCTGGGAATCCTGCTATGCGTGGTGGGGTTGGTAGCGGTCGGCTTTGCGCTGGCGGACCCGGCCACCACGGGACAGATCGCATTTTATGTACTGGGCTTTTTCGCGGTGCTCGGCCTGCTGGTGATGGCCGGCATTTTTGCGGGCCTTGTGCGGCTGGATCTGCGCGGCCGGTTGCTGGGCGAGCGGCTTGCAGCGGGACTGGCTGAAACATCTGATATCGCCATGGCCGTCACCAATGATCGTGGCCGCATGGTCTATGCAAACAGCGCGTTCATGGCGCTGGCAGGTGGCAAAAAGCTGCGCAATGCCGAAACCCTGCTGGGTGGTGCGGGCGATCATGATGCGGCCGATCACGATGGGGGTGCGGATGAAAGCCAGACGGCGGGGGCGCGGGCGTTCAGGCTGGCGCGCGCTGCGCGTGCCGGGGCCGCCGCGCGCGAAGAGATTGTACTCAACATTGCGGAAGGTGAAACGCGCCGCGTGACGGCAAGCGTTGAGCCACTGCCTGCACGCCTTTTGCCGGGCACCGTCGGGCAGAGCTATGCCCTGTGGCGCGTAACGGACCAGACTGCCTCGCGTGAGACGCTGGAGGCGACCGCGCGCGAGGCGGGGCGGCTGGATGCTTATCTCAACGGTCTGGTGTCGGGCGTGTGTGCGCTCGATCAGCAGGGGCGTGTTCTCTATCTGAATGAGACACTGGCAGGGTGGGCGGGGCTTGACGCTGCCACATTCACGGCAGGTGCCATTGAGTTCGACAGTCTTCTGGCCAGCCCGCGCGTACCGTTGGGGCGCAAGGCTGATGTGGGTGATGTGCAGGTCAGCGATGCCGACATGAAGCCAAGGTCAGCCGGGGCGGATACGGCTGTTGTGCCGGTGCGTATCGTCGAGCGTGACGGCACAATGCCGGATGGACGCAAAGTGACGTTTCTCGCGCTGCATGACCGGCGGGCCAGTTGGGGTGGTGATCTGCTGGATGCTGCCGAAGTGCGTTTCGCGCATTTTTTCAACAATGCGCCGATTGGCATGGTGACGGTCAATGGCGACGGGCAGGTCGTATCGCTCAATCGCACCTTCCGCGATCTTGTTGGTGCGGATGTCCTGCCTTCCGTTGATGACGCAAAACCTGTTTTGCTTTCAGACCTGGTGGCTCATGAGGACCGCGCCGCGTTTGATACCGCCATTCTGGATGCCGCCAGAGGCGAGCCTCCCAAGGGCCCCGTGGATATTCGCCTGATGCCGCCGCGCAATGCATCTAACCCCGATGATGACAGCGGCGAGAATGACCGGGTGCTTCAGGCTTACATCAGCCGAGCCGGGGCTGTGGCCGATGACGCGGACCCGGCGTCGCCTGAAAGTGCTGCCCGCGTGATGGTCTATTTTGTGGACCTGACCGAGCAAAAGACGCTGGAAGTGCAGTTTGCCCAGAGCCAGAAGATGCAGGCCGTCGGCCAGCTTGCGGGCGGCGTGGCGCACGATTTCAATAACCTGCTGACCGCCATCATCGGCTTTTGCGACCTGCTGCTGGTGCGCCACCAGCCCGGCGATCCGTCGTTTGCAGATGTCATGCAGATCAAGCAGAACGCCAACCGCGCTGCCAACCTGGTGCGGCAGCTTCTGGCTTTTTCGCGGCAACAGACATTGCGGCCAACTGTTCTCAGCCCGACAGATGCGCTGGCTGATCTCTCCAACCTGTTGCGGCGGCTGCTGGGCGAGACTGTTGACCTCAAGATGGTGCATGGCCGCGACCTGTGGACCATCAAGGCGGACCAGAACCAGTTTGAGCAGGTCATCATCAACCTTGCCGTCAATGCGCGAGACGCCATGCTGGAGCCGGATGCAGAAGGTGCCATCGGCGGCACGCTCACCATCCGTACCGCCAATGTGAGCAAGGAGGATGCGGCAGCGCTCGACCATGCCATCATGCCGGCGGCTGAATATGTGCTGATTGAAGTGAGCGACACCGGCTGTGGCATCGCCAAGGAAAACCTAGGCAAGATTTTTGAGCCGTTCTTTTCCACCAAGGAAGTGGGCAAGGGCACCGGGCTTGGCCTGTCCACGGTCTATGGCATCGTCAAGCAAACGGGCGGCTACATTTTTCCGTTCTCGACGCTGGGCACCGGCACGAGTTTCCGCATCTACATTCCGCGCCACATCGAAGCTGAAAAGCCTAAGGAAGTTGTTGCCGAGACACCGAAAAAACCAACAGACCTTTCCGGCAAAGGCACCGTGCTGCTGGTGGAAGACGAAGACGCCGTGCGTGCGTTTGCCGTCCGCGCCCTGCAGACACGCGGCTACACGGTGCTGGAGGCTGCATCCGGCGAACACGCCCTTGAGGTGGTGGAAGCGTTTGACGGCGAACTGGACGTTGTGGTGTCAGACGTGGTGATGCCCAACATGGATGGCCCGACCATGGTCGGTCATCTCACCAAGGCCAAACCCGGCCTCAAGATCATCTTCATTTCCGGCTATGCAGAAGAAGCCTTCAAGAAGAATCTCGGCAAGGATGTCGAGTTCCAGTTCCTGCCCAAACCGTTCTCGCTCAAGCAGCTCGCGGCGAAGGTAAAAGAAGTGATTGAAGGCGAGTAG